From the genome of Actinomycetota bacterium, one region includes:
- a CDS encoding GlsB/YeaQ/YmgE family stress response membrane protein yields MLAADIKITVVDVIVYAVAGLVIGAIARLLMPGRQDLSIVATIILGAVAAIIGGLLWEAIFPDNDGIAWIGSIIVAVLLLWLYAAFFGSRGRRTTAL; encoded by the coding sequence ATGCTGGCTGCCGACATCAAGATCACGGTCGTCGACGTCATCGTCTACGCCGTGGCCGGTCTCGTCATCGGCGCGATCGCGCGTCTGTTGATGCCCGGGCGACAGGACTTGAGCATCGTGGCGACGATCATCCTCGGGGCGGTCGCTGCCATCATCGGGGGCCTCCTGTGGGAGGCGATCTTCCCGGACAACGACGGGATCGCCTGGATCGGCTCGATCATCGTCGCCGTCCTGCTGCTCTGGCTGTACGCCGCGTTCTTCGGCTCGCGCGGGCGGCGGACCACCGCCTTATAG
- a CDS encoding zinc ribbon domain-containing protein, which translates to MATYEYVCMACERRFEERRSMSASVETALACPSCGSDRVRRQFSFIAGTSSAGSTPAAGGCACGGACACRG; encoded by the coding sequence GTGGCGACGTACGAGTACGTGTGCATGGCGTGTGAGCGCCGGTTCGAGGAGCGCCGGTCGATGAGCGCCTCCGTCGAGACGGCGCTCGCCTGCCCGTCGTGCGGGAGCGACCGGGTCCGCCGGCAGTTCTCGTTCATCGCGGGAACGAGCTCCGCCGGCTCCACGCCCGCCGCCGGCGGGTGTGCGTGCGGCGGCGCCTGCGCCTGTCGAGGCTGA